One Tessaracoccus lacteus DNA window includes the following coding sequences:
- the istB gene encoding IS21-like element helper ATPase IstB, protein MDTACRTLRLPTIRTQAAPAAALAAREQHTYQGFLAELLLAECDDRDERRRARRVHDAGFPRPKRLDDLDYSANTSLNPAVINTLAAGDWIAKGRPLCLIGDSGTGKTHLLIGIGTAAAEAGYRVRYVLASRLVNELAEADNDRALTKVIARYGRVDLLCLDELGYLQLDRRGAELLFQILTEREEKTAIAIASNEPFSGWTKTFTDPRLCAAIVDRLTYDGTIIETGTTSYRLAHTRASGANSSRPSGAKSS, encoded by the coding sequence ATCGACACCGCCTGCCGGACCCTACGACTACCGACCATCCGCACCCAAGCAGCCCCCGCTGCGGCCCTGGCCGCTCGGGAGCAGCACACCTACCAGGGCTTCCTGGCCGAGTTGCTGCTCGCCGAGTGTGACGACCGTGACGAACGCCGCCGAGCCCGCCGCGTCCACGACGCCGGCTTCCCCCGACCCAAGCGACTCGACGACCTCGACTACAGCGCCAACACCAGCCTGAACCCGGCCGTCATCAACACCCTCGCCGCTGGCGACTGGATCGCCAAAGGCCGACCCCTGTGTCTGATCGGCGACTCCGGGACCGGGAAAACCCACCTCCTCATCGGGATCGGCACCGCCGCCGCCGAGGCCGGCTACCGGGTCCGTTACGTCCTGGCCTCCCGCTTGGTGAACGAGCTCGCCGAAGCCGACAACGACCGCGCCCTCACCAAAGTCATCGCCCGCTACGGCCGCGTCGATCTGCTCTGCCTCGACGAACTCGGCTATCTCCAACTCGACCGCCGAGGCGCCGAACTCCTCTTCCAAATCCTCACCGAACGCGAAGAGAAGACCGCCATCGCCATCGCCTCCAACGAACCCTTCAGCGGCTGGACCAAGACATTCACCGACCCCCGCCTCTGCGCCGCCATCGTCGACCGCCTCACCTACGACGGCACCATCATCGAAACAGGCACAACCAGCTACCGCCTCGCCCACACCCGCGCCAGTGGGGCCAACTCAAGCCGTCCCAGTGGAGCCAAGTCGAGTTGA
- the istA gene encoding IS21 family transposase, with protein MKGWAGVSGGSRVRVFEAIRRDRRDDPDVSIRELASRHGVHRRTVRQALVSAEPPPRKVAQREAPVLGPVKPLIDAMLREDLDAPRKQRHTARRIRERLVEEHQVVVAYPTVRDYVRDARPRIAVEAGRQLVEVFVPQTHAPGAEAEVDFADLWIVLAGVKTKVFLFTLRLSYSGRAVHRAYSTASQEAFLDGHRYAFEQLGGIPRVHIRYDKLKAAVSRVLMGRTRVESDRWVTFRSHYGFDVFYCRPGVEGAHEKGGVEGEGGRFRRTHTVPMPKVDSIAELNAYFARCDAKDDHRRVGQRVSTVGDDFAAEAALLRDLPSEAFETGISLRPRVDRHARVTVRQCQYSVPARLVGRQLRVLLRATRVLVFDGPRLVAEHERSTVRGSVSLVLDHYLEVLAYKPGALPGATALVQARKNGVFTATHDHYWTAAKNAYGDKSGTQALVEALLLHRQYPHAQVIAGLQAALSVGALAPEAVAVEVRRAGETTPQLGIVEVDGQIAYPTDTRGVPNVAIYDELLTQGAR; from the coding sequence ATGAAGGGGTGGGCCGGAGTGTCTGGTGGGAGTCGTGTCAGGGTGTTCGAAGCGATCCGTAGGGACCGTCGGGATGATCCCGATGTGTCGATTCGTGAGTTGGCGTCGCGTCATGGGGTGCACCGGCGCACGGTGCGGCAGGCGTTGGTGTCGGCGGAGCCGCCGCCGCGGAAGGTGGCGCAGCGGGAGGCGCCGGTGCTGGGGCCGGTGAAGCCGTTGATCGACGCGATGCTGCGCGAGGATCTGGACGCGCCCCGCAAGCAACGCCACACGGCCCGACGGATCAGGGAACGTCTGGTTGAGGAGCATCAGGTGGTGGTGGCCTATCCGACGGTGCGTGACTATGTCCGCGACGCGCGGCCGCGGATCGCCGTCGAGGCGGGTCGGCAGTTGGTCGAGGTGTTCGTGCCGCAGACTCACGCTCCTGGCGCCGAAGCCGAGGTCGACTTCGCCGACTTGTGGATCGTGTTGGCGGGGGTGAAGACCAAGGTGTTCTTGTTCACGCTGCGGTTGTCGTACTCGGGTCGGGCGGTCCATCGCGCGTATTCGACCGCCTCACAGGAGGCGTTCCTCGACGGGCACCGCTACGCCTTCGAACAACTCGGCGGCATCCCGAGGGTCCATATCCGTTACGACAAATTGAAGGCGGCCGTGTCGCGGGTGTTGATGGGCAGGACCCGGGTCGAGTCGGACCGGTGGGTGACGTTCCGGTCCCACTACGGCTTCGACGTGTTCTACTGCCGTCCCGGGGTGGAAGGGGCACATGAGAAGGGCGGCGTTGAGGGCGAAGGCGGCCGTTTCCGCCGCACCCACACCGTCCCGATGCCGAAGGTCGACAGCATCGCCGAGCTGAACGCCTACTTCGCCCGCTGCGACGCCAAGGATGACCATCGGCGCGTCGGTCAGCGGGTCAGTACCGTCGGCGACGATTTCGCCGCCGAGGCCGCCCTGCTGCGGGACTTACCATCGGAGGCGTTCGAGACTGGGATCAGTTTGCGTCCGCGGGTCGATCGGCACGCGCGGGTCACCGTCCGCCAATGCCAGTACTCGGTGCCCGCCCGCCTGGTCGGCCGGCAGTTGAGGGTGTTGCTGCGCGCCACCCGGGTGCTGGTCTTTGACGGGCCCCGGCTGGTCGCCGAACACGAACGCTCCACCGTCCGCGGCTCGGTCAGCCTGGTCCTGGACCACTACCTGGAGGTGTTGGCCTACAAACCCGGCGCGCTGCCCGGGGCCACCGCCCTGGTCCAGGCCCGCAAGAACGGCGTGTTCACCGCAACCCATGACCACTACTGGACGGCAGCGAAGAACGCCTACGGCGACAAGTCGGGCACACAGGCGTTGGTCGAGGCCCTTCTGCTGCACCGCCAGTACCCCCACGCGCAGGTAATCGCCGGGTTGCAGGCCGCGCTCAGCGTTGGCGCCCTGGCCCCCGAGGCCGTCGCCGTCGAAGTGCGTCGCGCCGGCGAAACCACACCCCAGCTGGGGATCGTCGAGGTCGACGGCCAGATCGCCTACCCCACCGACACCAGAGGCGTCCCCAACGTCGCCATCTACGACGAACTACTCACCCAAGGAGCCCGATGA
- a CDS encoding low molecular weight protein-tyrosine-phosphatase: MTKLVFVCWGNICRSPMAERVAEKLIDEQGLDVEVSSFGISDEERGNPIDLRAVRVLDDAGYRTDAHEARQVTSADLRDADLVIAVEPFQVARLRGLAPGVPVELLNDYNPEKKGEPLDDPWYGGPAGFESTLSDIEAAMPGILEAVTAEWHPATPA, translated from the coding sequence ATGACAAAGCTGGTTTTCGTCTGCTGGGGCAACATCTGCCGCTCCCCGATGGCGGAGCGCGTCGCCGAGAAGCTCATCGACGAGCAGGGCCTCGACGTCGAGGTGTCCAGCTTCGGTATCTCCGACGAGGAACGTGGCAACCCCATCGACCTGCGGGCCGTGCGCGTGTTGGATGACGCCGGCTACCGCACCGACGCCCACGAGGCGCGGCAGGTCACCTCGGCTGACCTCCGCGACGCCGACCTGGTGATCGCCGTCGAGCCGTTCCAGGTCGCCCGGCTGCGCGGCTTGGCCCCCGGCGTCCCCGTCGAGCTGCTCAACGACTACAACCCGGAGAAGAAGGGTGAACCCCTCGACGACCCCTGGTACGGCGGCCCGGCGGGCTTCGAGTCGACGCTGTCGGACATTGAGGCGGCCATGCCGGGGATCCTGGAAGCCGTCACGGCAGAGTGGCACCCGGCCACGCCTGCGTGA
- a CDS encoding nucleotide sugar dehydrogenase: MRVAVAGLGYVGLANATLLAQRHEVVALDINADRVVAVNERRCPIEDVDIERFFAEVPLDLRATTEPTEALVGARFVVIATPTNYDQELNEFDTSSIEAVLDQVEELSPDSTVVIKSTVPVGYTRRIRGAYPGLRILFSPEFLREGRALHDNLHPSRIVVGDPGPEAEEFARTLQEAAHEPAPVLITHTTEAEAIKLFANTFLALRVAYFNELDSFALQHDLDARMLLEGVCFDARIGSFYNNPSFGYGGYCLPKDSQQLLANYRDVPQNLIRAVVDSNQTRQDVIAADVLARGAEVVGVHRLTMKAGSDNIRESSVQGVIRRLRDAGATVVIYEPMIEGATFAGCELVESLDELKRRADLIIANRWSDELDDVADRVYSRDVFRAN; the protein is encoded by the coding sequence ATGAGGGTCGCCGTAGCAGGACTGGGTTACGTGGGACTCGCGAACGCGACGCTGCTCGCGCAGCGACATGAGGTGGTTGCTCTCGACATCAACGCCGACCGCGTCGTGGCAGTCAACGAGCGGCGCTGCCCGATCGAAGACGTGGACATCGAGCGGTTCTTCGCCGAGGTGCCGCTCGATCTCAGGGCCACGACCGAACCGACGGAGGCCCTCGTCGGCGCCCGGTTCGTGGTCATCGCGACGCCGACGAACTACGACCAGGAGCTCAACGAGTTCGACACGTCGTCGATCGAGGCAGTCCTCGACCAGGTCGAAGAGCTGTCGCCGGACTCGACCGTGGTCATCAAGTCGACGGTGCCCGTCGGGTACACGCGCCGGATCCGCGGCGCCTACCCCGGGCTGCGGATCCTGTTCTCGCCGGAGTTTCTCCGCGAGGGCCGGGCCCTGCACGACAACCTGCATCCGTCGCGGATCGTGGTCGGTGACCCGGGCCCGGAGGCGGAGGAGTTCGCCCGCACCCTGCAGGAGGCGGCGCATGAGCCGGCGCCGGTGCTCATCACGCACACCACCGAGGCCGAGGCGATCAAGCTGTTCGCCAACACCTTCCTGGCACTGCGGGTCGCGTACTTCAACGAGCTCGACAGTTTCGCGCTGCAGCACGACCTGGACGCCCGGATGCTGCTGGAGGGGGTCTGCTTCGATGCCAGGATCGGCAGCTTCTACAACAATCCCAGCTTCGGCTACGGCGGATACTGCCTGCCGAAGGACAGCCAGCAGCTGCTCGCCAACTACCGCGACGTGCCGCAGAACCTGATACGCGCCGTCGTCGACTCCAACCAGACACGGCAGGACGTCATCGCCGCCGACGTGTTGGCGCGGGGTGCTGAGGTGGTCGGTGTGCACCGGCTGACGATGAAGGCGGGGTCGGACAACATCCGGGAGTCGTCGGTGCAGGGCGTGATCCGTCGGCTCCGCGACGCTGGGGCCACCGTCGTGATCTACGAGCCCATGATCGAGGGCGCGACGTTCGCGGGCTGCGAGCTCGTCGAGAGCCTCGACGAGCTCAAGCGTCGCGCGGACCTGATCATCGCGAACCGGTGGTCCGACGAGCTGGACGACGTCGCGGATCGGGTCTACTCCCGCGACGTGTTCCGCGCCAACTGA
- a CDS encoding UDP-galactopyranose/dTDP-fucopyranose mutase family protein, whose translation MQIGIAGAGFSGAVIARRFAEEGHRVVVFEQRDHVAGNCHTERDPDTGIMIHRYGPHIFHTGDERVWNYINGFGEMVPFNHRVRTTVGGRVYLLPVNLLTINQLFETAMGPDEAREFIEMQSDPTIGEPANFEEQALKFVGRRIYEAFFYGYTRKQWGLDPTELPASILKRLPVRFSYEDSYFNHPHQAMPRHGYTTIVEAILDHPGIEVRLSTPLTDDDRVDFDHVVWTGPLDAWFGYDQGRLGYRTLDFEEIRADGDLQGCSVMNYGDFETPFTRIAEHKHFAPWEEHDKTVAFREFSRLCGPDDTPYYPIRLANDKGLLRDYVARAEAASGVTFVGRLGTYRYLDMDVTIGEALAASDQMLESLSSGRTLRPFYARVL comes from the coding sequence ATGCAGATCGGCATCGCGGGGGCCGGGTTCTCGGGGGCCGTCATCGCCCGTCGGTTCGCGGAGGAGGGCCACCGCGTGGTGGTCTTCGAGCAGCGCGATCACGTCGCGGGCAACTGCCACACCGAGCGCGATCCGGACACGGGCATCATGATCCACCGCTACGGGCCACATATCTTCCACACCGGCGACGAGCGGGTCTGGAACTACATCAACGGCTTCGGCGAGATGGTGCCCTTCAACCACCGCGTGCGTACCACCGTCGGCGGTCGCGTCTACCTCCTGCCGGTCAACCTGCTGACGATCAACCAGCTCTTCGAGACCGCGATGGGCCCCGACGAGGCGCGCGAGTTCATCGAGATGCAGTCCGACCCCACGATCGGGGAGCCCGCCAACTTCGAGGAGCAGGCGCTCAAGTTCGTCGGCCGCCGGATCTACGAGGCCTTCTTCTACGGCTACACGCGCAAGCAGTGGGGACTCGACCCGACCGAGCTGCCGGCGTCGATCCTCAAGCGGCTGCCGGTGCGGTTCTCCTACGAGGACTCCTACTTCAACCACCCGCACCAGGCGATGCCGCGTCACGGCTACACGACCATCGTCGAGGCGATCCTCGACCACCCCGGCATCGAGGTGCGGCTGAGCACACCGCTGACCGACGACGACCGTGTCGACTTCGACCACGTCGTGTGGACCGGGCCGCTGGATGCCTGGTTCGGCTACGACCAGGGGCGGCTGGGATACCGGACGCTCGACTTCGAGGAGATCCGCGCCGACGGCGACCTCCAAGGCTGCTCGGTGATGAACTACGGCGACTTCGAGACGCCCTTCACCCGCATCGCGGAGCACAAGCATTTCGCGCCGTGGGAGGAGCACGACAAGACGGTTGCGTTCCGCGAGTTCAGCCGCCTTTGCGGCCCCGACGACACGCCCTACTACCCGATCCGACTCGCCAACGACAAGGGGCTCCTGCGTGACTACGTCGCCCGGGCCGAGGCCGCGTCGGGCGTGACGTTCGTCGGTCGACTGGGGACCTACCGGTACCTCGACATGGACGTGACGATCGGCGAGGCGCTGGCCGCGTCGGACCAGATGCTGGAGTCGCTGTCGTCGGGCAGGACGCTGCGTCCCTTCTACGCGCGAGTGCTCTGA
- a CDS encoding response regulator transcription factor: MHILVVDDDQAVRDSLARSLTYSGDDVQTAADGVEALAKLVSYQPDAIIMDVMMPRLDGLETTRMLRQGGNDIPILILTARDAVGDRVDGLDAGADDYMVKPFALDELLARLRALTRRSKPAPEAESRVLTFQDVTLDTQHREVTRGGQHISLTRTEFALLQVFMENPRRVMERNTLLNEVWGFEFPTTANSLEVYIGYLRRKTEAGGKSRLIHTVRGIGYVLRESPP; this comes from the coding sequence ATGCACATCTTGGTGGTGGACGACGATCAGGCCGTTCGAGATTCGCTCGCTCGCTCGCTGACCTACTCCGGCGACGACGTACAGACCGCAGCCGACGGCGTGGAGGCCCTCGCCAAGCTCGTGAGCTACCAGCCGGACGCCATCATCATGGACGTGATGATGCCGAGGCTCGACGGTCTCGAGACCACCCGGATGCTCCGCCAGGGCGGCAACGACATCCCCATTCTCATCCTGACAGCGCGCGACGCGGTCGGCGACCGGGTCGACGGCCTAGACGCCGGCGCCGACGACTACATGGTCAAGCCCTTCGCGCTCGACGAGCTCCTCGCGCGCCTGCGGGCCCTCACCCGGCGCTCGAAGCCGGCCCCCGAGGCCGAGTCGCGGGTGCTGACCTTCCAGGACGTGACCCTCGACACCCAGCACCGCGAGGTGACCCGCGGCGGGCAGCACATCTCCCTGACGCGCACCGAGTTCGCACTGCTCCAGGTGTTCATGGAGAACCCCCGTCGCGTGATGGAGCGCAACACCCTGCTGAACGAGGTGTGGGGGTTCGAGTTCCCGACGACGGCGAACTCGCTCGAGGTCTACATCGGCTACCTGCGCCGCAAGACGGAGGCCGGCGGCAAGTCCCGCCTCATCCACACGGTGCGGGGCATCGGTTACGTCCTGCGTGAATCGCCCCCGTGA
- a CDS encoding sensor histidine kinase, whose protein sequence is MNRLASGQSLQWRLAFLTGLSVALSVILVGGATYTVARWSLLDQLDNELTAVAQDLATTVATNIETMGGLTSGTLETSNGLMSLVRADGVVSQMPGQSVDLLAGPEEISIARLRAGSSARDVYEGGVVYRAVAVPLTTSEGHYAVMFARPTTALESTLASLWLVLLTAGLLGVVTTTTAALWTARAVLAPVRRLSLAVKAVTQTDQLNPIRIYGRDDLGELTQSFNTMLKSLQQSREQQRQLIADAGHELRTPLTSMRTNVELLVADDKSGMLPEGARSEVLGDVAAQLGEFSALVGDLVALTRDDHLQRPHEFLDLAEVTDSAIARARRRGPNINFAVSMESTPVMGDPSTLERAITNLLDNAVKFSPSDGTIKVDLRDGTLTIVDAGPGIDEDDLPNIFDRFYRSDKARNTPGTGLGLSIVAHTAKAHGGSVKAGNEPGGGARFTFRIPVAEIPEEFRD, encoded by the coding sequence ATCAACCGCCTAGCCAGTGGGCAGTCACTGCAGTGGCGCCTGGCGTTCCTGACCGGTCTCTCCGTCGCGCTGTCGGTGATCCTCGTCGGCGGCGCGACGTACACCGTCGCGCGGTGGTCGCTGCTTGACCAGCTCGACAACGAGCTGACCGCCGTCGCACAGGACCTGGCGACCACCGTCGCCACGAACATCGAGACGATGGGTGGCCTCACGTCGGGCACGCTCGAGACATCGAACGGCCTGATGTCACTGGTGCGTGCCGACGGCGTGGTGTCCCAGATGCCCGGGCAGAGCGTCGACCTGCTTGCCGGACCCGAAGAGATCAGCATCGCGCGGCTGCGCGCCGGATCGTCGGCCCGCGATGTGTACGAGGGCGGCGTCGTCTACCGCGCCGTCGCCGTCCCGTTGACGACCTCCGAGGGCCACTACGCGGTGATGTTCGCGCGCCCCACGACCGCGCTCGAGTCGACGCTGGCCTCGCTCTGGCTGGTGCTGCTGACCGCCGGGCTCCTTGGCGTCGTGACGACCACCACCGCCGCGCTGTGGACCGCGCGCGCCGTCCTGGCACCCGTGCGCCGACTGTCACTGGCCGTGAAGGCCGTCACGCAGACAGACCAGCTGAACCCGATCCGTATCTACGGCCGTGACGACCTCGGCGAACTGACGCAGTCGTTCAACACCATGCTGAAGTCGCTGCAGCAGTCGAGGGAGCAGCAACGCCAGCTGATCGCCGACGCCGGCCACGAGCTCCGCACCCCGCTGACGTCGATGCGCACGAACGTCGAACTGCTGGTGGCCGACGACAAGTCCGGCATGCTGCCCGAGGGTGCGCGCTCCGAGGTCCTCGGCGACGTCGCGGCCCAGCTGGGCGAGTTCTCTGCGCTGGTGGGCGACCTCGTCGCCCTGACCCGCGACGACCACCTCCAGCGCCCCCACGAGTTCCTCGACCTGGCCGAGGTCACCGACTCCGCCATCGCCCGCGCCCGCCGCCGCGGACCCAACATCAACTTCGCCGTCTCGATGGAGTCCACCCCGGTGATGGGCGACCCGTCGACGCTCGAGCGGGCCATCACGAACCTGCTCGACAACGCGGTGAAGTTCTCGCCGTCCGACGGGACCATCAAGGTGGACCTGCGCGACGGAACCCTCACGATCGTCGACGCGGGCCCGGGCATCGACGAGGACGACCTGCCCAACATCTTCGACCGGTTCTACCGCTCCGACAAGGCCCGCAACACCCCCGGCACGGGCCTTGGCCTGTCCATCGTCGCGCACACGGCCAAGGCGCATGGGGGCTCGGTGAAGGCCGGTAACGAGCCAGGCGGCGGCGCCAGGTTCACGTTCAGGATCCCCGTCGCAGAGATCCCGGAGGAGTTCCGGGACTGA
- the argF gene encoding ornithine carbamoyltransferase — MSLLGRSFLKELDFTTDEWRGLLDLAAELKAERRERRETKRLEGKQVALLFEKTSTRTRCAFEVAMADQGGTTTYLDPSGSQIGHKESAADTARVLGRWYDGIEYRGSGQDVVETLAAHAGVPVFNGLTDDWHPTQMLADQLTMIEHSDKPLNEIAFAFMGDARNNVGNSLLISGAMMGMDVRMVAPVSQHNAPEIVERARTIAETTGARITVTDDVAVGVKGCDFIYTDVWVSLGEPKEVWAERIALLRPYQVNAELLALTGNPDVKFMHCLPAFHDLGTSVGRDLKEQFGIEGVEVTDDVFESEASIVFDQAENRMHTIKAVLVATLAG; from the coding sequence ATGAGCCTGCTCGGCCGCAGCTTCCTCAAGGAACTCGACTTCACCACCGACGAATGGCGGGGTCTGCTCGACCTCGCAGCCGAGCTGAAGGCCGAGCGACGCGAGCGTCGAGAGACGAAGCGGCTCGAGGGGAAGCAGGTCGCGCTGCTGTTCGAGAAGACGTCGACGCGCACCCGCTGCGCGTTCGAGGTCGCCATGGCCGACCAGGGCGGCACCACCACCTACCTCGACCCGTCCGGCTCGCAGATCGGACACAAGGAGTCGGCCGCCGACACCGCCCGTGTGCTCGGCCGCTGGTACGACGGCATCGAGTACCGCGGGTCCGGCCAGGACGTCGTCGAGACCCTCGCCGCCCACGCCGGCGTGCCCGTCTTCAACGGGCTCACCGACGACTGGCACCCCACGCAGATGCTCGCCGACCAGCTCACCATGATCGAGCACTCCGACAAGCCGCTGAACGAGATCGCCTTCGCGTTCATGGGCGACGCCCGCAACAACGTCGGCAACTCGCTGCTGATCTCCGGCGCCATGATGGGCATGGACGTGCGCATGGTCGCGCCGGTCTCGCAGCACAACGCCCCCGAGATCGTCGAGCGGGCCCGCACCATCGCGGAGACCACCGGCGCCCGCATCACCGTCACCGACGATGTCGCCGTCGGGGTCAAGGGCTGCGACTTCATCTACACCGACGTCTGGGTCTCCCTCGGTGAGCCCAAGGAGGTCTGGGCCGAGAGGATCGCGCTGCTGCGGCCCTACCAGGTCAACGCCGAACTCCTCGCCCTCACCGGCAACCCCGACGTGAAGTTCATGCACTGCCTGCCTGCGTTCCACGACCTCGGCACGTCCGTCGGCCGCGACCTCAAGGAGCAGTTCGGCATCGAGGGCGTCGAGGTCACCGACGACGTCTTCGAATCGGAGGCGAGCATCGTCTTCGATCAGGCCGAGAACCGCATGCACACCATCAAGGCGGTTCTGGTCGCGACGCTGGCAGGCTGA
- a CDS encoding glycosyltransferase — MKPPRRPRWSVVIPAHNCAHYLTWTLQSVMGQLGCRSDAEIIVVDDGSTDRPHEVVDRFGGGRVTIVRSDTPRGAVPNFNHCLAQASGELIHLLHGDDLVLPGFYDAMDRAFETPGLAAAFCRTQHVDSHSNPMAVTRRYVHGGGVWGGALMALAASNRISTPSMVVHADTYAAVGTFDETLPHAADWHMWARVAAHGPVYFVDQVLAQYRVHEASDSSSRIRTGANMAERYSALEHVLKLVPRNVRPRLRRSAAALGCYYALRMTRRQLRAGNLGTAAVQAGWAARSLRRAVLAA; from the coding sequence GTGAAGCCCCCAAGGCGCCCGCGTTGGAGCGTGGTCATCCCCGCCCACAACTGCGCGCATTACCTGACGTGGACCCTGCAGAGCGTGATGGGTCAGCTCGGCTGTCGCTCGGACGCCGAGATCATCGTCGTCGATGATGGCTCCACCGACCGACCGCACGAGGTGGTCGACCGCTTCGGCGGGGGCAGAGTCACGATCGTGCGCAGCGATACCCCGCGCGGTGCGGTGCCGAACTTCAACCACTGCCTCGCGCAGGCGTCCGGCGAGCTGATCCACCTCCTCCACGGCGACGACCTTGTCCTTCCAGGCTTCTACGATGCCATGGACCGGGCCTTCGAGACGCCCGGGCTGGCGGCCGCCTTCTGCCGGACGCAGCACGTCGATTCCCACAGCAACCCCATGGCCGTGACCCGGCGCTATGTCCACGGCGGAGGCGTGTGGGGAGGAGCACTGATGGCGCTCGCCGCGTCCAACCGGATCTCGACGCCGTCGATGGTCGTCCACGCCGACACCTATGCCGCCGTCGGGACATTCGACGAGACGCTGCCACACGCCGCCGACTGGCACATGTGGGCACGCGTCGCGGCGCACGGCCCCGTCTACTTCGTCGACCAGGTGCTGGCGCAGTACCGCGTGCACGAGGCGAGCGACTCCAGTTCACGCATCCGCACGGGTGCGAACATGGCGGAGCGGTACTCGGCGTTGGAGCACGTGCTGAAGCTGGTGCCGCGGAACGTCCGGCCGAGGCTACGACGGTCGGCAGCGGCGCTCGGGTGCTACTACGCGCTCAGGATGACCAGGCGCCAGCTGCGCGCGGGCAATCTCGGCACGGCGGCGGTCCAGGCCGGATGGGCGGCACGATCGCTGCGACGGGCGGTGCTGGCCGCATGA